In Bacillus toyonensis BCT-7112, a single window of DNA contains:
- a CDS encoding YpzI family protein — translation MGKDRQERKLRESRRVESDRDQSLQYPGATSLDTPEQARKQNQH, via the coding sequence ATGGGTAAAGATCGCCAAGAACGAAAACTAAGAGAATCACGCCGCGTTGAATCGGATCGCGACCAATCACTTCAATATCCTGGTGCAACAAGTCTTGATACACCGGAGCAAGCTCGCAAGCAAAATCAGCACTAA
- a CDS encoding type 2 isopentenyl-diphosphate Delta-isomerase encodes MVRAKRKLDHIEYALSTGQSRTHGFHDIDFVHQSLPNSSYDTITCETKIGELSLSSPIFINAMTGGGGEQTLHINEQLAYVAKHHNLAMAVGSQMAALKDEREAASYKVVRKINPNGIFFANLGSEATVEQAERAVDMIEANALQIHLNVIQELTMPEGDRDFTGVLQRIEQIVLKSKIPVIVKEVGFGMSKETVQQLVSIGVTAIDIGGQGGTNFAAVENERRQRMLSYFNNWGIQTTTSIIEATSTNNNLSFIASGGIQTALDVAKAIALGANTTAFAGYFLRILMQDGIEKLVGEIDLLHTDLKFIMTALGAKTIEELQSVPLVVKGETYHWLMQRGIDTTHYSRR; translated from the coding sequence GTGGTAAGGGCAAAACGTAAATTAGATCATATTGAATATGCTCTTTCTACTGGTCAGTCTCGTACGCATGGCTTTCATGATATTGATTTTGTGCATCAAAGCTTGCCAAATTCAAGTTATGATACTATAACATGTGAAACAAAAATCGGCGAACTTTCACTAAGTTCGCCGATTTTTATCAATGCGATGACTGGTGGTGGAGGAGAGCAAACGTTACATATTAATGAGCAACTAGCATATGTAGCGAAACATCATAATCTCGCTATGGCTGTAGGTTCGCAAATGGCAGCGTTAAAAGATGAGCGTGAGGCGGCTTCTTATAAGGTCGTTAGAAAGATAAATCCAAATGGGATTTTCTTTGCGAATTTAGGTAGTGAGGCAACTGTCGAACAGGCAGAGCGTGCCGTTGATATGATTGAAGCAAACGCACTACAAATTCATTTAAATGTTATACAAGAGTTAACGATGCCTGAAGGAGATCGTGATTTTACGGGGGTACTTCAGCGGATTGAACAAATTGTTTTAAAGAGTAAAATTCCTGTCATTGTAAAAGAAGTTGGATTTGGGATGAGTAAGGAAACAGTGCAACAGTTAGTGAGTATAGGTGTAACGGCAATTGATATTGGTGGACAAGGTGGTACAAATTTTGCTGCTGTTGAAAATGAAAGAAGACAGCGAATGCTTTCTTATTTTAATAACTGGGGCATACAAACAACTACCTCGATTATTGAAGCAACCTCTACAAATAACAACCTCTCTTTTATTGCATCTGGGGGCATACAAACAGCGCTTGACGTGGCGAAGGCAATCGCATTAGGGGCGAATACAACCGCATTTGCTGGATACTTTTTACGTATTTTAATGCAAGATGGTATCGAGAAGTTAGTGGGTGAAATTGATCTTTTACATACAGATTTAAAATTTATTATGACAGCTCTTGGTGCGAAGACGATAGAAGAGTTGCAATCTGTACCTCTTGTTGTAAAGGGCGAAACGTATCATTGGTTAATGCAGCGCGGTATTGATACAACGCATTATAGTAGGAGATAA
- a CDS encoding genetic competence negative regulator, whose translation MRLERLNYNKIKIFLTFDDLSERGLTKEDLWRNAPKVQQLFRDMMQEANKELGFEADGPIAVEVFSLQAQGMVVIVTKENQEVDTDDEFRDEFIEMQVTLDESEHILYEFATLDDVINLSNRLYNLGVTGGKLYTWDGRFYLWMEEEEQIQLLKADFIAILAEYGNPSTATIYRVMEYGKELMASQAIEQVYNYFVKKQNLS comes from the coding sequence ATGAGGCTGGAACGATTAAATTATAATAAGATAAAAATTTTCCTAACATTTGATGATTTATCTGAACGAGGATTAACGAAAGAGGATTTATGGAGAAATGCACCGAAAGTACAGCAACTATTTCGTGATATGATGCAAGAAGCAAATAAAGAATTAGGATTTGAAGCAGATGGTCCGATTGCAGTTGAAGTATTTTCTCTACAAGCACAAGGCATGGTTGTAATAGTAACGAAGGAAAATCAAGAAGTGGATACAGATGATGAGTTCCGTGACGAGTTTATTGAAATGCAAGTGACTCTAGATGAGAGCGAGCACATACTTTATGAGTTTGCTACACTAGACGACGTAATTAACCTGTCGAATCGCTTATATAACCTTGGTGTAACTGGCGGAAAGTTATATACATGGGATGGGCGTTTCTATCTTTGGATGGAAGAAGAAGAGCAAATACAATTATTGAAGGCGGATTTTATAGCTATTTTAGCAGAATACGGTAATCCGTCTACGGCAACCATTTACCGTGTAATGGAGTATGGTAAAGAATTAATGGCTTCTCAAGCAATTGAACAAGTATACAATTACTTTGTGAAAAAGCAAAACCTCAGCTAA
- the ansA gene encoding asparaginase → MKRILVLHTGGTIAMEEDKETGVIQPGEKNPLLKFIPDLEGDVDLIVEDVFHLPSPHMTPSEMLQLQVIIDERVKQDNIHGVVITHGTDTLEETAYFLDLTVKATIPIVVTGAMRSSNELGADGLYNFLSAVKVASSNEAAEKGVLVVLNDEIHCATNVTKTHTSNVATFQSPQYGPIGMVTKRGVVFHHALVHHETYTVNNISKNVVVLKAYAGMDDTLLAAIENLPVDGIVIEALGQGNLPPRTLPSLERLISKGIPVVLVSRCFNGIVQDVYSYEGGGKQLKDMGVIFTYGLNAQKARIKLLVALENTKSHETIQNMFMHE, encoded by the coding sequence TTGAAAAGAATCCTAGTTTTACACACAGGTGGAACAATTGCAATGGAGGAAGATAAAGAAACTGGGGTCATACAACCAGGAGAAAAAAATCCTCTTTTAAAATTCATTCCTGATTTAGAAGGCGATGTTGATTTAATCGTTGAAGATGTGTTCCATCTACCATCTCCTCATATGACACCAAGCGAGATGTTACAATTACAAGTCATCATTGATGAAAGAGTAAAACAAGACAACATTCATGGCGTAGTCATTACGCATGGTACGGATACATTAGAAGAAACCGCATATTTCCTAGATTTAACAGTCAAAGCAACTATTCCAATCGTAGTAACAGGCGCAATGCGTTCTAGTAATGAATTAGGTGCTGATGGTCTATATAACTTCTTATCAGCTGTAAAAGTAGCTAGCAGTAATGAAGCTGCAGAAAAAGGTGTTCTAGTCGTATTAAACGACGAAATTCATTGCGCTACAAATGTAACGAAAACACATACAAGTAATGTTGCAACATTCCAAAGTCCACAATATGGACCAATTGGAATGGTAACAAAACGTGGTGTTGTTTTCCATCACGCTTTAGTACATCATGAAACGTATACAGTAAATAACATCTCTAAAAACGTAGTTGTTCTAAAAGCATATGCTGGTATGGATGATACATTGTTAGCAGCAATTGAAAACCTTCCAGTTGACGGAATTGTCATTGAAGCGCTTGGACAAGGTAATTTGCCTCCACGTACACTCCCTAGTTTAGAACGATTAATAAGCAAAGGAATTCCAGTCGTATTAGTTTCACGTTGCTTCAATGGTATCGTTCAAGACGTATATTCATATGAAGGTGGCGGCAAACAATTAAAAGATATGGGCGTTATATTCACATACGGCTTAAACGCTCAAAAAGCACGTATTAAATTACTAGTCGCATTAGAGAATACAAAATCACATGAAACAATCCAAAATATGTTTATGCACGAATAA
- a CDS encoding metallophosphoesterase, with amino-acid sequence MIWITILSTLICIGIIFLLVMYKEAMRNTVLEHTLEFKEFPQSFQQMNMFFISDIHRRVVSDSLIERIKGKVDLVIIGGDLAEKGVPLSKISANIQKLRAIAPVYFVWGNNDYEIEYHELDALLLENNVKVLDNTRVVFESELGEKICLLGVDDVGLERDRLDLALADCKEEGFRILISHNPDIIKKMSGKEQISLVLSGHTHGGQIRLFPSEKYLKGGVYNHSNTTLFVSNGYGTTLIPLRFRAPAQTHIITLCGGK; translated from the coding sequence ATGATATGGATTACAATATTAAGTACTCTCATATGTATAGGTATAATATTTCTTCTTGTAATGTATAAAGAAGCGATGCGTAATACGGTATTGGAACATACTTTAGAATTTAAAGAATTCCCGCAAAGTTTTCAACAGATGAATATGTTTTTTATTTCTGATATTCATAGAAGAGTCGTTTCAGATTCGTTAATTGAGCGAATAAAGGGAAAAGTAGATCTCGTTATTATTGGTGGTGATTTAGCGGAAAAGGGCGTACCTTTATCAAAAATCTCTGCAAATATTCAAAAGTTAAGAGCGATAGCTCCTGTATATTTTGTATGGGGAAATAATGACTATGAGATTGAATACCATGAATTAGATGCGTTGCTATTAGAAAATAATGTGAAAGTTTTAGATAATACAAGAGTTGTATTTGAATCTGAGTTAGGAGAGAAAATTTGCTTACTCGGTGTAGATGATGTTGGATTGGAACGTGATCGTTTAGACTTAGCATTGGCTGATTGTAAAGAAGAGGGATTTCGTATTTTAATTAGTCACAACCCTGATATAATAAAAAAAATGTCTGGAAAAGAACAAATTTCACTTGTGTTAAGTGGACATACACATGGAGGACAGATTCGATTATTCCCATCTGAAAAATATTTAAAAGGTGGCGTATATAATCATTCAAATACGACTCTCTTTGTTAGTAATGGATACGGAACAACATTGATTCCACTTCGTTTTCGAGCACCTGCTCAAACACATATTATTACGTTATGTGGAGGGAAATGA
- a CDS encoding peptidoglycan recognition protein family protein, translated as MAMFPIERNYIGYGSSRPGIPLSKVRFIVSHDTGNPGSNAIGNRDYFNEIQPKASAHTFIDDKTILEIVPINEVAYHVRYGVSTDNDLYGYDANKAAIGVELCYGGDVNFWEAYTRFTWYHAYLCQNFGLNPKKDIVSHKTLDPARKIDPENVLGKQGIKFQQFLADVYRMYVSFR; from the coding sequence ATGGCGATGTTTCCTATAGAGCGTAACTATATTGGATATGGAAGTTCACGACCGGGAATTCCTCTTTCTAAAGTAAGGTTTATTGTAAGTCATGATACAGGGAATCCTGGTAGCAATGCAATAGGAAATCGGGATTACTTTAATGAAATACAACCGAAAGCTTCGGCGCATACATTTATAGATGACAAAACAATATTGGAAATTGTTCCTATAAATGAAGTTGCGTATCATGTTCGATATGGTGTGTCGACGGATAATGACTTATATGGTTATGATGCGAATAAGGCTGCCATTGGTGTGGAACTTTGTTATGGCGGTGATGTTAACTTTTGGGAAGCGTATACGCGTTTTACATGGTATCATGCTTATTTATGTCAAAACTTTGGCTTGAATCCGAAAAAAGATATCGTATCACATAAAACACTTGATCCAGCTAGAAAGATTGATCCTGAAAATGTATTAGGGAAACAAGGTATTAAATTTCAACAGTTTTTAGCAGATGTCTATCGGATGTACGTTTCGTTTAGATGA
- a CDS encoding MerR family transcriptional regulator has translation MPTLNGKYNIKAVSNIIGVQPSTLRAWERRYQIIAPKRNQAGHRLYTEEHIRILKWLMEKVSSGMMIGQAVQLLEGNRLQSNAQKEIHYDKEVVLVDDLLQALLEFDEITTSALINEAFSIYSTEKVITGIILQVTNKLLTLKNNNEIAMTQFQYAVSFLQTRLGMVYHNASTFSSIHKVIVLENNTLKGFIFSMYLRLKGYEAIHIRTSLEGDGMLLAVEQIQPKHLFVSFENGLELKRAMNVGDLLQEKNENLSVGVIGEISARDQLNIQTILIGDTKEEWDEWLKMLE, from the coding sequence ATGCCAACTCTAAATGGAAAATATAATATAAAAGCTGTTTCGAATATTATTGGAGTTCAACCGAGTACGCTTCGTGCATGGGAAAGGCGATATCAGATTATTGCCCCAAAGCGGAATCAAGCTGGGCATCGATTATATACAGAAGAGCATATTCGAATTTTGAAATGGTTAATGGAGAAGGTTTCTTCCGGTATGATGATTGGACAAGCAGTGCAGTTATTAGAAGGGAATCGTTTGCAGAGTAATGCCCAAAAAGAAATACATTACGATAAAGAAGTTGTTTTAGTGGACGATTTACTACAAGCTTTGTTAGAATTTGATGAAATTACAACTTCTGCATTAATAAATGAGGCTTTTAGTATTTATTCAACAGAAAAAGTTATCACCGGTATTATTCTTCAAGTGACAAACAAATTGTTGACACTAAAAAATAACAATGAGATTGCAATGACGCAATTCCAATATGCCGTATCATTTTTACAAACTCGTCTAGGAATGGTGTATCATAATGCTTCAACGTTTTCTTCCATACACAAAGTAATTGTGTTAGAAAATAATACATTGAAAGGATTTATTTTCTCAATGTATTTACGTTTAAAAGGATATGAGGCGATACATATTAGGACAAGTTTAGAGGGAGATGGCATGTTATTAGCGGTTGAGCAAATACAGCCAAAACATTTATTTGTCTCTTTTGAAAATGGCCTAGAACTGAAAAGGGCGATGAATGTTGGGGATTTATTGCAAGAAAAAAATGAGAACCTTTCTGTTGGGGTTATAGGGGAAATAAGCGCTCGAGATCAGTTGAACATTCAAACAATCCTAATCGGCGATACGAAAGAAGAATGGGATGAATGGTTAAAAATGTTAGAATAG
- a CDS encoding YphA family membrane protein: MDGSTFYFVAWIGWVIVTFFMKKESIRWKLSACILIFIICSPLHVTIASFTVSINALLLCIISFIGITLYSIWKKIYTLLSALIIAMLYTSFHLLEVYDPIWIVVDRLFLLSGALVYASVLLHGDRFLRLCSLYIGMLQGELLVTLIFRKLNFPYDYGSLAFFDIIAVSTLFMTILFWIAKVSVYMEQFKRKTRKRKARVIHD, from the coding sequence ATGGATGGGAGTACTTTTTATTTTGTAGCTTGGATAGGGTGGGTTATCGTAACTTTCTTTATGAAAAAGGAATCTATTCGATGGAAGTTAAGTGCTTGTATATTGATTTTTATAATTTGCTCTCCGTTACATGTAACGATTGCTTCATTCACGGTATCAATAAATGCTCTTTTACTTTGTATTATTTCTTTTATAGGGATTACGCTATATTCTATTTGGAAAAAAATATATACCTTACTTTCGGCGCTTATTATTGCAATGTTATATACAAGTTTTCATTTGTTAGAAGTATATGACCCGATTTGGATTGTGGTGGATAGGTTGTTTCTGTTAAGTGGTGCCCTTGTGTATGCATCAGTTTTATTGCATGGAGATCGTTTCCTGCGATTATGTTCTTTATATATAGGGATGTTGCAAGGAGAGTTGTTAGTGACACTTATTTTTCGAAAACTAAACTTCCCTTATGATTACGGTAGTTTAGCGTTTTTTGATATCATCGCCGTTTCTACATTGTTTATGACAATTTTATTTTGGATTGCAAAAGTATCAGTATACATGGAACAGTTTAAGCGGAAAACACGTAAAAGAAAGGCGAGGGTAATACATGACTGA
- the cmk gene encoding (d)CMP kinase, translating into MDKRISIAIDGPAAAGKSTVAKVVAKKLSYVYIDTGAMYRAITYAALEQKVDIENEEKLMEVVKNVNIEFQQGENTQLVFLNGQDVSEVIRTPDVTNRVSIVAKHRLVREEMVRRQQELAEKGGVVMDGRDIGTHVLPDAEVKIFMLASVEERAERRHLENINKGFDSNLEQLQEEIAQRDKLDSEREVSPLKKADDALELDTTSLSIEEVVQKIMGIVSGVFAK; encoded by the coding sequence ATGGATAAACGAATTTCAATTGCTATAGATGGTCCAGCAGCTGCTGGGAAAAGTACAGTTGCAAAAGTTGTGGCAAAGAAGCTTTCTTACGTTTATATTGATACAGGCGCAATGTACCGTGCTATTACATATGCAGCCCTTGAACAAAAAGTGGATATTGAAAATGAAGAAAAGCTAATGGAAGTTGTAAAAAATGTGAATATTGAATTTCAACAAGGAGAAAATACACAACTTGTATTTTTAAATGGACAAGATGTTTCGGAAGTTATTCGTACGCCTGATGTGACGAATCGAGTATCTATTGTGGCAAAGCATCGTCTTGTTCGTGAAGAAATGGTTCGTCGTCAACAAGAATTAGCGGAAAAAGGCGGCGTTGTAATGGATGGCCGTGATATTGGTACACATGTGTTACCAGATGCTGAAGTGAAAATCTTTATGCTTGCTTCTGTAGAAGAAAGAGCGGAAAGAAGACATTTAGAAAATATAAATAAAGGTTTCGATTCTAATTTAGAGCAGTTACAAGAAGAAATTGCTCAGCGTGATAAATTGGATTCAGAACGCGAAGTTTCTCCTCTAAAAAAGGCTGATGATGCATTGGAATTAGATACAACTTCTTTATCAATTGAAGAAGTCGTCCAAAAAATTATGGGTATTGTTTCAGGAGTATTTGCGAAATAA
- a CDS encoding YpdA family putative bacillithiol disulfide reductase, which produces MQKETAIIIGGGPCGLAAAISLQKVGINPLVIEKGNIVNAIYNYPTHQTFFSSSEKLEIGEVAFITENRKPVRNQALAYYREVVKRKSVRINAFERVEKVQKDGEVFKVETAKRDGHKEIYIAKYIVVATGYYDNPNYMNVPGEELKKVAHYFKEGHPYFDRDVVVIGGKNSSIDAALELVKAGARVTVLYRGSEYSPSIKPWILPEFEALVRNGTIQMHFGAHVKEITEHTLTYTVDDGAFTIQNDFVFAMTGYHPDHSFLTEMGVRIDEETGRPIYTEDRMETNTENIFIAGVIAAGNNANEIFIENGRFHGDAIAQTIASREK; this is translated from the coding sequence ATGCAGAAAGAAACAGCTATCATAATTGGAGGCGGTCCGTGCGGATTAGCAGCAGCAATTTCGTTGCAAAAGGTAGGGATTAATCCGTTAGTAATTGAAAAAGGAAACATTGTAAATGCGATTTATAATTATCCAACTCATCAAACATTTTTCTCCTCTAGTGAAAAATTAGAAATTGGTGAAGTAGCTTTTATTACCGAAAACCGTAAGCCAGTTCGAAATCAAGCACTTGCGTATTATCGCGAAGTAGTAAAGCGTAAATCTGTACGCATAAATGCTTTCGAACGAGTAGAGAAAGTTCAAAAAGATGGAGAAGTTTTTAAGGTTGAGACGGCGAAACGTGACGGACATAAAGAAATATATATAGCGAAATATATTGTTGTAGCCACTGGATATTATGACAATCCAAATTATATGAATGTTCCAGGTGAGGAACTGAAGAAAGTAGCTCACTATTTTAAAGAAGGACATCCTTATTTTGATCGAGATGTAGTAGTTATAGGTGGAAAAAACTCAAGTATAGACGCTGCGTTGGAACTTGTTAAAGCAGGAGCGCGTGTAACGGTACTGTATCGTGGAAGTGAGTACTCGCCGAGCATTAAGCCGTGGATTTTACCGGAATTTGAGGCGTTAGTACGAAACGGTACAATTCAAATGCATTTTGGGGCTCATGTGAAAGAAATTACTGAACATACATTAACGTATACCGTTGATGACGGGGCATTTACAATCCAAAATGATTTTGTATTTGCGATGACGGGTTACCATCCTGATCATAGTTTCTTAACGGAGATGGGCGTTCGAATTGATGAAGAAACTGGGCGTCCGATTTATACAGAGGATAGAATGGAAACAAACACTGAAAATATTTTCATTGCAGGTGTAATTGCCGCTGGGAATAATGCAAATGAAATATTTATCGAGAACGGTAGATTTCATGGAGATGCGATTGCGCAAACCATTGCGTCGAGAGAAAAATAA
- a CDS encoding DUF5359 family protein → MKKVEKIIIRILIIQFICLCVVQLLFIHKSSIKYLSKIVYYEGVVAKNKEEILQVSR, encoded by the coding sequence TTGAAGAAGGTGGAGAAAATTATCATTCGTATATTAATAATTCAATTTATTTGTCTTTGTGTTGTGCAATTGTTATTTATACATAAGTCATCAATAAAATATCTATCTAAAATTGTTTATTATGAAGGTGTCGTCGCGAAAAATAAAGAAGAAATCTTACAGGTGAGTAGGTAG
- a CDS encoding DUF3961 domain-containing protein, with protein sequence MMKMTVDQRFMMPADVVERVEVLRNKKSKRGTLLQSVNKFFGLDTKEDCVWFYGFYGVAVSILLFMVFTSNIFDFLFV encoded by the coding sequence ATGATGAAAATGACAGTAGACCAAAGATTTATGATGCCAGCAGATGTTGTAGAACGAGTGGAAGTATTACGAAACAAAAAAAGTAAGCGTGGCACATTATTACAATCAGTAAATAAATTTTTCGGCTTAGATACGAAAGAAGATTGTGTTTGGTTTTACGGTTTTTATGGAGTCGCTGTAAGTATTTTGTTATTTATGGTGTTCACATCAAATATTTTCGATTTTCTCTTCGTGTAA
- the gudB gene encoding NAD-specific glutamate dehydrogenase, giving the protein MVAEKGTQTKTQQQREQHFELLNSTQIVISEALEKLGYPNEVYELLKEPIRMMTVKIPVRMDDGTVKIFTGYRAQHNDAVGPTKGGIRFHPNVTENEVKALSIWMSLKCGIVDLPYGGGKGGIICDPREMSFRELERLSRGYVRAISQIVGPTKDIPAPDVFTNSQIMAWMMDEYSRIDEFNSPGFITGKPLVLGGSHGRETATAKGVTICIREAAKKRDIDIKGARVVVQGFGNAGSFLAKFMHDAGAKVIAISDAYGALHDPNGLDIDYLLDRRDSFGTVTKLFNNTISNKELLELDCDILVPAAIENQITEENANNIKAKIVVEAANGPTTLEATKILTDRGILLVPDVLASAGGVTVSYFEWVQNNQGYYWTEEEVEQRLEKVMVRSFDSIYETAQVRKVNMRLAAYMVGVRKMAEASRFRGWV; this is encoded by the coding sequence ATGGTAGCCGAAAAGGGAACTCAAACAAAAACACAACAACAAAGGGAACAACATTTTGAACTATTGAATTCGACACAAATTGTTATTAGTGAAGCATTAGAAAAATTGGGTTATCCAAACGAAGTATATGAATTATTAAAAGAACCAATTCGTATGATGACAGTGAAAATACCAGTTCGTATGGATGACGGGACTGTTAAAATATTTACAGGATATCGTGCGCAACATAATGATGCTGTTGGTCCAACGAAAGGTGGAATTCGCTTCCATCCGAATGTAACAGAAAATGAAGTGAAAGCACTTTCGATCTGGATGAGTTTAAAATGTGGTATTGTTGATTTACCGTATGGTGGAGGTAAAGGTGGAATTATCTGTGACCCACGTGAAATGTCATTCCGTGAATTAGAAAGACTAAGCCGCGGTTATGTACGAGCAATTAGCCAAATCGTTGGTCCTACAAAAGATATTCCGGCTCCAGACGTATTTACAAACTCTCAAATTATGGCATGGATGATGGATGAGTATAGCCGTATTGATGAATTTAATTCACCAGGATTTATTACAGGTAAGCCACTTGTATTAGGTGGATCACACGGACGTGAAACAGCAACAGCGAAAGGTGTAACAATTTGTATTCGCGAAGCTGCAAAAAAACGCGACATTGATATTAAAGGTGCGCGTGTTGTTGTTCAAGGGTTCGGTAATGCGGGTAGCTTCTTAGCTAAATTTATGCATGATGCAGGTGCGAAAGTAATTGCAATTTCAGATGCTTACGGTGCATTACATGATCCAAATGGATTAGATATTGATTATTTATTAGACCGTCGTGATAGCTTCGGTACAGTAACAAAACTATTTAATAATACAATTTCAAACAAAGAATTGTTAGAACTTGATTGCGATATTTTAGTTCCAGCTGCAATTGAGAACCAAATTACAGAAGAAAATGCTAATAATATTAAAGCAAAAATTGTTGTTGAAGCTGCAAATGGTCCAACAACTTTAGAAGCAACTAAAATTTTAACAGATCGCGGAATTTTACTTGTTCCAGACGTATTAGCAAGTGCTGGTGGAGTTACAGTATCTTACTTTGAGTGGGTACAAAATAACCAAGGTTACTACTGGACAGAAGAAGAAGTAGAACAACGCTTAGAAAAAGTAATGGTAAGATCATTTGATTCTATTTATGAAACAGCACAAGTTCGTAAAGTGAACATGCGCTTAGCAGCTTATATGGTTGGTGTTCGTAAAATGGCTGAAGCAAGTCGCTTCAGAGGTTGGGTATAA
- the rpsA gene encoding 30S ribosomal protein S1 encodes MVEKMNEEVMDSKELQVGDVVTGSVTKVEEKQVLVNVGYKTDGVIPISELANVHIEKASDVVELDQTLELKIIKLEEDDLVLSKRAVDAEKAWVELQEKFTSGHVFDVTVKDIVNGGLVVDLGVRGFIPASLVEVHYVEDFSDYKGKTLAVKIVELDREKNRVILSHKAVVELELDSKKKEAISSLKEGDIVEGTVQRLTDFGAFVNVGGVDGLVHISQISHERVEQPSEVLEQGQKVKVKVLSVDADTQRISLSIKAAQPGPWENVAGEIKAGDIREGVVKRLVTFGAFVEILPGVEGLVHVSQIANRHVKNPNEVLEMGQEVKVKVLEVHVAEKRISLSIKEALEENNVTEDYSKYEPNADSATFQLSDIIGEQLKKLKK; translated from the coding sequence ATGGTAGAGAAAATGAATGAAGAAGTTATGGATTCAAAAGAATTACAAGTTGGTGACGTTGTTACAGGTTCTGTAACGAAGGTTGAAGAAAAACAAGTGCTTGTAAATGTTGGATACAAAACAGATGGCGTAATTCCAATTAGTGAATTAGCTAACGTTCATATTGAAAAAGCAAGCGATGTTGTAGAATTAGATCAAACACTAGAATTGAAAATTATTAAATTAGAAGAAGATGATCTTGTTTTATCTAAACGTGCTGTTGATGCAGAAAAAGCATGGGTAGAATTACAAGAGAAATTTACTTCTGGTCATGTATTTGATGTTACTGTAAAAGATATCGTGAATGGTGGATTAGTTGTGGACCTAGGCGTTCGTGGTTTTATCCCAGCTTCACTTGTAGAAGTACATTATGTAGAAGACTTTTCTGACTATAAAGGAAAAACATTAGCGGTAAAAATTGTTGAATTAGACCGCGAAAAAAATCGTGTAATCCTTTCGCATAAAGCGGTAGTAGAATTAGAACTAGATTCTAAGAAAAAAGAAGCAATCTCTTCGTTAAAAGAAGGGGATATTGTTGAAGGAACAGTACAACGATTAACGGATTTTGGTGCTTTCGTTAACGTTGGTGGTGTGGACGGTTTAGTTCACATTTCGCAAATTTCACACGAACGTGTGGAGCAACCATCTGAAGTGCTAGAGCAAGGTCAAAAGGTAAAGGTAAAGGTGCTATCTGTTGATGCTGATACGCAACGTATCTCTTTATCAATTAAAGCAGCTCAGCCGGGACCTTGGGAAAATGTTGCTGGTGAAATAAAAGCTGGTGATATTCGTGAGGGAGTAGTAAAACGTCTAGTTACATTCGGTGCTTTCGTTGAAATTTTACCTGGCGTTGAAGGGCTTGTGCACGTATCTCAAATTGCAAATCGTCACGTGAAAAATCCAAATGAAGTATTGGAAATGGGACAAGAAGTAAAAGTGAAAGTACTTGAAGTACATGTAGCGGAAAAACGTATTTCTTTAAGTATAAAAGAAGCACTTGAAGAAAATAATGTAACAGAAGATTATAGCAAATATGAGCCAAATGCTGATTCTGCTACTTTCCAATTAAGTGATATTATTGGTGAACAACTGAAAAAATTAAAGAAATAA